The following proteins are encoded in a genomic region of Amycolatopsis sulphurea:
- a CDS encoding PPE domain-containing protein has translation MSHAALAAQVHEGNDPAAAGSAGARWSELSGKLRDSIGSLTALAADSQENWQGETGDAMRAVLAKAAGWLGETATVSTVVGDAVAGQAEVAARARAEMPEPVEFDPAAMIRSAAASGDVLELAGLSFVMDIRREAAEAARQKAIDVLRTRDTALRGLVPQAAFPAAPALGSEQA, from the coding sequence ATGAGTCACGCCGCGCTCGCCGCGCAGGTGCACGAAGGCAACGACCCCGCCGCCGCGGGCTCGGCCGGTGCGCGCTGGAGCGAGCTGTCCGGGAAGCTGCGTGATTCGATCGGCAGCCTCACCGCGCTGGCCGCGGACAGCCAGGAGAACTGGCAGGGTGAGACGGGCGACGCGATGCGCGCGGTGCTCGCCAAGGCGGCGGGCTGGCTCGGCGAGACCGCCACAGTGTCCACTGTGGTCGGTGACGCGGTGGCCGGGCAGGCCGAGGTCGCCGCGCGGGCACGGGCGGAGATGCCGGAACCGGTCGAGTTCGATCCGGCGGCGATGATCCGGTCCGCCGCGGCGAGCGGGGACGTGCTCGAACTGGCCGGCCTGTCCTTCGTCATGGACATTCGCCGGGAAGCCGCGGAGGCCGCCCGGCAGAAGGCGATCGATGTGCTGCGCACCCGGGACACCGCGTTGCGCGGGCTGGTTCCGCAGGCCGCTTTCCCGGCTGCCCCGGCGCTCGGCTCGGAGCAGGCTTGA
- a CDS encoding ESX secretion-associated protein EspG codes for MIRLSASAFDIVWDDLGLGRPPVPLAVHSVGETFADRAAIRAEVYRNLGERGLFDGRLDATLENRLRLLASGAVYISCEVLADMTADEPFRAVAVLHGREAALATQPSRTIGMRKIGESELASAVVDVLPEFAPGPGYGVRLPAAGAETPLRGRQGEELRAIQDRPVYSAGQFTVRVRDRDGRLTRTGGVTWFDTDAGAYSAAQQPGAGGEDWVTVAPVDAPRLAERVLALIPA; via the coding sequence TTGATCCGGCTGTCGGCGTCCGCGTTCGACATCGTCTGGGACGATCTCGGGCTGGGCCGCCCGCCCGTGCCGCTGGCGGTGCACAGCGTGGGGGAGACCTTTGCCGACCGGGCGGCGATCCGTGCCGAGGTGTACCGGAACCTCGGGGAACGAGGCCTGTTCGACGGCCGTCTCGACGCGACGCTGGAGAACCGGTTGCGGCTGCTGGCTTCCGGCGCCGTGTACATCTCTTGTGAGGTGCTCGCGGACATGACCGCGGACGAGCCGTTCCGCGCGGTGGCCGTGCTGCACGGCCGGGAGGCGGCGCTGGCGACCCAGCCGTCCCGCACCATCGGCATGCGCAAGATCGGCGAGAGCGAGCTGGCTTCGGCGGTCGTGGACGTGCTGCCGGAATTCGCGCCCGGCCCGGGGTATGGGGTACGGCTGCCCGCGGCCGGTGCCGAGACTCCGCTGCGCGGTCGTCAAGGCGAGGAGCTGCGGGCGATCCAGGACCGGCCGGTGTATTCCGCGGGCCAGTTCACCGTCCGGGTCCGCGACCGCGACGGCCGTCTCACCCGCACCGGCGGGGTGACCTGGTTCGACACCGACGCCGGCGCGTACTCGGCCGCGCAGCAGCCGGGCGCCGGTGGCGAGGACTGGGTGACCGTCGCCCCGGTCGACGCGCCGCGGCTGGCCGAACGCGTACTGGCGCTGATCCCGGCCTGA
- the mraZ gene encoding division/cell wall cluster transcriptional repressor MraZ: MFLGTHTPKLDDKGRLTLPAKFRDALAGGLMITKGQDHCLFVFPRAEFEQMARKVAEAPFTNEAVRAYQRYLFAGTDEQRPDGQGRIAIASELRRYAGLNKECVVIGAITRLEIWDAQAWQGYLDEHEDSYAQAREEVLPGVF; the protein is encoded by the coding sequence GTGTTCCTCGGCACCCACACCCCGAAACTGGACGACAAGGGGCGGCTCACGCTGCCTGCGAAGTTCCGGGATGCCTTGGCCGGCGGGCTGATGATCACCAAGGGGCAGGACCACTGCCTCTTCGTCTTCCCCCGTGCCGAGTTCGAGCAGATGGCCAGGAAGGTCGCCGAAGCCCCGTTCACCAACGAGGCGGTGCGTGCCTACCAGCGCTACCTGTTCGCCGGGACCGACGAGCAACGCCCGGATGGGCAAGGACGTATCGCGATCGCGTCCGAGCTGCGCAGGTATGCCGGGCTGAACAAGGAATGCGTGGTGATCGGGGCGATCACCCGGCTGGAAATCTGGGATGCCCAGGCGTGGCAGGGCTACCTGGACGAACACGAGGACAGCTACGCACAGGCTCGAGAGGAAGTCCTACCGGGCGTCTTCTAG
- the rsmH gene encoding 16S rRNA (cytosine(1402)-N(4))-methyltransferase RsmH — protein MAAEHVPVLLTRIVDLFTPALAERDAVLVDATVGLGGHSDALLEAFPRLRLIGLDRDPAALERSAERLARHGDRVDLVHTVYDGLPEALAGLGLSTVDGILFDLGVSSMQLDRAERGFAYAQDAPLDMRMDPTTGFTAADVLNTYPPGELVRILRDYGEERFAQRIVRAVVTAREAEPFTRSGRLVELLYAAVPAASRRTGGHPAKRTFQALRIEVNGELEVLRRALPAALGALAMDGRIVVESYQSLEDRLVKQALAGLAKSRTPEGLPVELPGHGPELRLLTRGAEKAGEGEIEHNPRAASVRLRAAQRIGEPR, from the coding sequence ATGGCAGCCGAGCACGTGCCGGTACTGCTCACTCGCATCGTCGACCTCTTCACCCCCGCGCTCGCCGAACGCGACGCGGTACTGGTGGACGCGACAGTCGGGCTCGGCGGGCATTCCGATGCCCTCCTCGAAGCCTTTCCACGATTACGGCTGATCGGTCTCGACCGTGATCCCGCCGCCCTCGAACGTTCCGCCGAGCGGCTCGCGCGGCACGGAGACCGGGTCGACCTCGTGCACACTGTCTACGATGGACTCCCGGAGGCGCTCGCCGGGCTCGGACTGTCCACGGTGGACGGCATCCTGTTCGACCTCGGTGTCTCCTCGATGCAGCTGGACCGCGCGGAACGCGGCTTCGCCTACGCGCAGGACGCTCCGCTGGACATGCGGATGGACCCGACCACCGGCTTCACCGCGGCGGACGTGCTCAACACCTACCCGCCGGGCGAGCTGGTCCGGATCCTGCGCGACTACGGCGAGGAGCGGTTCGCGCAGCGGATCGTGCGGGCCGTGGTCACCGCGCGCGAGGCCGAGCCGTTCACGCGCAGCGGGCGGCTGGTGGAGCTGCTCTACGCGGCGGTGCCGGCGGCGAGCAGGCGTACCGGCGGGCATCCGGCCAAGCGCACCTTCCAGGCGTTGCGGATCGAGGTCAACGGCGAGCTGGAGGTGCTGCGCCGGGCGCTGCCCGCGGCGCTGGGCGCGCTCGCCATGGACGGCCGCATCGTCGTCGAGTCCTATCAGTCCCTTGAGGACCGGCTGGTCAAGCAGGCGCTGGCCGGGCTGGCGAAATCCCGTACTCCGGAAGGTCTTCCGGTCGAGCTGCCCGGGCATGGTCCCGAACTGCGGCTGCTGACCAGGGGAGCCGAGAAGGCGGGCGAAGGCGAGATCGAGCACAACCCGCGTGCCGCCTCGGTACGGCTGCGGGCAGCACAACGGATCGGAGAGCCGCGATGA
- a CDS encoding peptidoglycan D,D-transpeptidase FtsI family protein — translation MAAGGQRRTQAAGSARRTYAAGTRRAVAKRGNGGQRSRFSAVRILLVALMVVAGVKLVQVQWFEAPSLSAAAERQRTLTIDIPAQRGSIVDRDGNKLAFSVETRTLSVNLKALHKSMDDYAKKNPQKGRNFETEVTGAAQYIAAKLPNLTTGPEQLALLHKPQSFTYLVNDVEPSVAADIVKKYPWISVEKRAKREYPGDTLASNIVGLANWRMDDPEVSKHNLHGVIGLEKTRDGALAGTPGREIVNTQNGNDNLYLPGTEHVLQSAVAGSDLELTLDSDVQYELQRQLSDYVAQSNAKGGQAVIMDAKTGEVYGLADAKTFNPNDPATLQDELLNDRPVTTPYEPGSVNKVVTATAAIDSGIASPTSTLQVPGSIKIADRTVHDAWVHGTQTFTTTGVFAKSSNVGTLELAQQIGPDRYLDTLKKFGIGQKTGIGLPGESAGFVPPRDQWSASTFGNLPIGQGLSMTVLQMAGMYQAIANDGLRVPPRIVKAEKKPDGTVVPEPAPKPEQVVSPQTAKTVRDMLRAVMQNAKSPNAGTAPSAALEGYQISGKTGTGQQIDPRTKAYSQSLANITFAGILPADQPRFVVGIRLDAPDTTLPAGHSAGPLFHSIASYLAQRYQIPVSGVPSPVVPLVLP, via the coding sequence ATGGCGGCAGGCGGGCAGCGCCGGACCCAGGCGGCGGGCAGCGCGCGGCGTACCTACGCCGCGGGCACCCGCCGCGCGGTGGCGAAGCGGGGCAACGGCGGGCAGCGCAGCCGGTTCTCCGCGGTGCGCATCCTGCTGGTCGCGCTGATGGTCGTGGCCGGCGTGAAACTGGTGCAGGTGCAGTGGTTCGAGGCGCCGAGCCTGTCCGCCGCGGCGGAGCGGCAGCGCACGCTCACCATCGACATCCCCGCGCAGCGCGGGTCCATTGTGGACCGCGACGGCAACAAGCTGGCGTTCAGCGTGGAGACCCGCACGCTGTCGGTGAACCTCAAGGCCCTGCACAAGTCGATGGACGACTACGCGAAGAAGAACCCGCAGAAGGGCAGGAACTTCGAGACCGAGGTGACCGGGGCCGCCCAGTACATCGCCGCGAAGCTGCCGAACCTGACCACCGGGCCGGAACAGCTCGCCCTGCTGCACAAGCCGCAGTCGTTCACCTACCTGGTCAACGACGTGGAACCGTCGGTGGCCGCCGACATCGTGAAGAAGTATCCCTGGATCTCGGTGGAGAAACGCGCGAAGCGGGAGTACCCGGGCGACACTCTCGCCTCGAACATCGTCGGGCTGGCCAACTGGCGGATGGACGACCCGGAGGTGTCCAAGCACAACCTGCACGGCGTGATCGGGCTGGAGAAGACCCGCGACGGCGCCCTGGCCGGCACGCCCGGCCGGGAGATCGTGAACACCCAGAACGGCAACGACAATCTGTACCTGCCCGGAACCGAGCACGTGCTGCAGTCCGCCGTGGCCGGTTCCGATCTGGAGCTGACCCTGGACTCGGACGTGCAGTACGAGCTGCAGCGGCAGCTGAGCGACTACGTCGCGCAGTCGAACGCCAAGGGCGGCCAGGCGGTGATCATGGACGCCAAGACCGGCGAGGTCTACGGCCTCGCGGACGCGAAGACGTTCAACCCCAACGATCCGGCCACCCTGCAGGACGAGCTGCTCAACGACCGGCCGGTGACCACACCGTACGAACCCGGTTCGGTGAACAAGGTCGTCACCGCCACCGCGGCGATCGACAGCGGGATCGCCTCGCCCACCTCGACCCTGCAGGTGCCCGGCTCGATCAAGATCGCCGACCGGACGGTGCACGACGCGTGGGTGCACGGCACGCAGACCTTCACCACCACCGGAGTGTTCGCCAAGTCCTCCAACGTCGGCACCCTGGAGTTGGCCCAGCAGATCGGCCCGGACCGGTACCTGGACACGCTGAAGAAGTTCGGCATCGGGCAGAAGACCGGGATCGGCCTGCCCGGCGAGAGCGCGGGTTTCGTGCCGCCCCGCGACCAGTGGTCCGCCTCCACCTTCGGCAACCTGCCGATCGGGCAGGGGCTTTCCATGACCGTGCTGCAGATGGCCGGGATGTACCAGGCGATCGCGAACGACGGGCTGCGCGTGCCGCCGCGGATCGTGAAGGCGGAGAAGAAGCCGGACGGCACCGTGGTTCCGGAACCGGCGCCCAAGCCCGAGCAGGTGGTCAGCCCGCAGACCGCGAAAACGGTGCGGGACATGCTGCGCGCGGTGATGCAGAACGCCAAGAGCCCCAACGCGGGCACCGCGCCCTCGGCCGCGCTGGAGGGGTACCAGATCTCCGGCAAGACCGGTACCGGTCAGCAGATCGACCCGCGGACCAAGGCCTACAGCCAGAGCCTGGCCAACATCACCTTCGCCGGCATCCTGCCCGCCGACCAGCCGCGGTTCGTGGTCGGCATCCGGCTGGACGCACCGGACACCACGCTGCCCGCCGGGCATTCGGCCGGGCCGCTGTTCCACTCGATCGCCTCGTACCTGGCGCAGCGGTACCAGATTCCGGTGTCCGGCGTCCCTTCCCCGGTCGTGCCGCTGGTCCTGCCGTGA
- a CDS encoding UDP-N-acetylmuramoyl-L-alanyl-D-glutamate--2,6-diaminopimelate ligase has product MKAAAAPPRPARIEPIGLATLLARAGARLIADRPEAAELTVTGSTLRAQHVLPGDLFAALPGARAHGADFSDQAIAAGAAAVLTDPAGAERPVLRDAGVPILVHPDPRDALGEIAAWIYGEPSLQLSVLGVTGTSGKTTTSYLVDAGLRAAGLTTGLIGTIETRIAGERLVSGFTTPEAPDLQALFAVMLEQGVTHVPMEVSSHALALGRVNGTRFAVGAFTNLSQDHLDFHHDMEEYFAAKAKLFDGRSTTEVVVVDSAWGQALLTPQTVTVSIEPGAAAPEADWRAADIAATPAGEQTFTLHGPGGLVRAAKIPLPGAFNVANAVLAAAVLDSAGVGADDIVAGLAAVEVPGRMERVYLGQDFTAVVDYAHKPAAVAQGLDALRARTEGRIITVLGCGGDRDTAKRPMMGEAAVRRSDLLIVTDDNPRSEDPAAIRAAMLAGARGVGPAQGGEVREIGDRRAAIAQAVELAAPGDIVFVAGKGHETGQEAHGVVHPFSDRDELEAAIRKRLEVTA; this is encoded by the coding sequence GTGAAGGCTGCCGCCGCGCCGCCGCGCCCGGCCCGGATCGAACCGATCGGTCTCGCCACGCTGCTCGCCCGCGCCGGTGCGCGGCTGATCGCCGACCGGCCGGAGGCCGCCGAGCTCACCGTCACCGGCAGCACGCTGCGTGCGCAGCACGTCCTGCCCGGTGACCTGTTCGCCGCCCTGCCCGGCGCTCGCGCGCACGGCGCCGACTTCAGCGACCAGGCGATCGCGGCCGGCGCCGCGGCGGTACTGACCGACCCTGCCGGAGCCGAGCGGCCCGTGCTGCGCGACGCCGGGGTGCCGATCCTGGTGCACCCGGACCCGCGCGACGCGCTCGGTGAGATCGCCGCCTGGATCTACGGCGAGCCCTCGCTGCAGCTGTCCGTGCTCGGCGTCACCGGGACCTCGGGCAAGACCACCACTTCCTATCTGGTCGACGCCGGGCTGCGCGCGGCCGGTCTGACCACCGGGCTGATCGGCACCATCGAGACCCGGATCGCCGGCGAGCGGCTGGTCAGCGGGTTCACCACGCCGGAGGCGCCGGACCTGCAGGCGCTGTTCGCGGTGATGCTGGAACAGGGCGTCACGCACGTGCCGATGGAGGTCTCCAGCCACGCACTGGCGCTGGGCCGGGTCAACGGCACCCGGTTCGCGGTCGGCGCGTTCACCAACCTCTCCCAGGACCACCTCGATTTCCACCACGACATGGAGGAGTACTTCGCGGCCAAGGCGAAGCTCTTCGACGGGCGCTCCACCACCGAGGTCGTGGTCGTGGACAGCGCGTGGGGCCAGGCGCTGCTGACCCCGCAGACGGTGACCGTGTCGATCGAGCCGGGCGCCGCCGCGCCGGAGGCGGACTGGCGGGCCGCGGACATCGCGGCGACCCCGGCTGGGGAGCAGACCTTCACCCTGCACGGACCGGGCGGTCTCGTCCGCGCCGCGAAGATCCCGCTGCCCGGTGCGTTCAACGTGGCCAACGCGGTGCTCGCGGCGGCCGTGCTGGACAGCGCCGGGGTCGGCGCCGACGACATCGTGGCCGGGCTGGCCGCGGTCGAGGTGCCCGGCCGGATGGAACGGGTCTACCTGGGCCAGGACTTCACCGCGGTGGTCGACTACGCGCACAAGCCCGCCGCGGTCGCGCAGGGCCTGGACGCGCTGCGCGCCCGCACCGAAGGCCGGATCATCACCGTGCTCGGCTGCGGCGGCGACCGCGACACCGCGAAGCGGCCGATGATGGGCGAGGCCGCGGTCCGCCGCAGCGACCTGCTGATCGTGACCGACGACAACCCGCGGTCGGAGGACCCGGCCGCGATCCGCGCCGCGATGCTGGCCGGCGCCCGCGGCGTCGGCCCGGCCCAGGGTGGCGAGGTGCGGGAGATCGGCGACCGGCGCGCGGCCATCGCGCAGGCGGTCGAGCTCGCCGCGCCGGGCGACATCGTCTTCGTCGCCGGCAAGGGGCACGAAACCGGCCAGGAGGCGCACGGGGTCGTGCATCCCTTCTCCGACCGGGACGAACTCGAGGCCGCCATCCGCAAGCGTCTCGAGGTGACCGCGTGA
- a CDS encoding UDP-N-acetylmuramoyl-tripeptide--D-alanyl-D-alanine ligase: MIELSLAEIAGIVGGRLHRTDGSPVVTGSVEFDTRQVGPGGLFLALPGERVDGHDFAAQAIESGAAGVLAAREVDAPAVLVPPLPAGQAHEGSVALTGDTDGSGAAVLAALAKLARHVVDVLAAGGLTVVGVTGSSGKTSTKDIIAQLLEPMGPTVASPGSFNSELGHPWTALRAGRDTKYLVVEMSARGAGHIAEAATVTPPRIGAVLNVGSAHVSEFGSREAIAQAKGELVEALPADGLAVLNVDDPLVAAMASRTRARVAGVGESPSALIRAEDITLDEQARPSFRLVTPHGEAPVTLPLYGEHHVGNALSAAAIALELGATPAEIAQRLTGLQRRSGKRMEVTTRPDGVTVLNDAYNANPESVRAGLKALASMSKSAGRRAWAVLGAMGELGESSVTAHDEIGRLVVRLNIDRLVVVGAEAAPMHQGASQEGSWGEESVLVPDAGAATALLHDQVRPGDVVLVKASNYVRLWQVADALLAAPGTSPSQPSNSSEPSNGGHA; the protein is encoded by the coding sequence GTGATCGAGCTCAGCCTGGCCGAGATCGCCGGTATCGTCGGCGGCCGGCTGCACCGCACCGACGGTTCCCCGGTGGTCACCGGCAGCGTCGAATTCGACACCCGCCAGGTGGGCCCCGGCGGGCTGTTCCTGGCCTTGCCCGGCGAACGCGTGGACGGGCACGACTTCGCCGCGCAGGCGATCGAGTCCGGCGCGGCCGGCGTGCTCGCCGCGCGCGAGGTGGACGCCCCGGCCGTGCTGGTGCCGCCGCTGCCCGCGGGACAGGCGCACGAGGGGTCCGTGGCGCTGACCGGCGACACCGACGGATCCGGCGCGGCGGTGCTGGCCGCGCTGGCGAAGCTGGCCCGGCACGTGGTCGACGTGCTGGCCGCCGGCGGGCTGACCGTCGTCGGGGTCACCGGCTCCTCCGGCAAGACCTCGACCAAGGACATCATCGCCCAGCTGCTGGAGCCGATGGGCCCGACCGTGGCGTCGCCCGGATCGTTCAACAGCGAGCTGGGCCACCCGTGGACCGCGCTGCGCGCCGGCCGGGACACAAAGTACCTCGTGGTGGAGATGTCCGCCCGCGGGGCCGGGCACATCGCCGAGGCCGCCACCGTCACCCCGCCGCGGATCGGTGCGGTGCTGAACGTGGGCAGCGCGCACGTCAGCGAGTTCGGCTCGCGCGAGGCCATCGCGCAGGCCAAGGGCGAGCTGGTGGAGGCACTGCCGGCGGACGGGCTCGCGGTGCTCAACGTGGACGATCCGCTGGTCGCCGCGATGGCGAGCCGGACCCGCGCGCGGGTGGCCGGGGTGGGGGAGAGCCCCTCGGCGCTGATCCGGGCCGAGGACATCACCCTCGACGAGCAGGCCCGCCCGTCGTTCCGGCTGGTCACCCCGCACGGCGAGGCGCCGGTCACGCTGCCGCTCTACGGCGAGCACCACGTGGGCAACGCGCTGTCCGCCGCCGCGATCGCCCTCGAACTCGGCGCGACGCCGGCGGAGATCGCGCAGCGGCTGACCGGCCTGCAGCGTCGTTCCGGCAAGCGGATGGAGGTCACCACCCGCCCGGACGGCGTCACCGTGCTCAACGACGCCTACAACGCCAACCCCGAATCGGTTCGCGCCGGGCTCAAGGCACTCGCCTCGATGAGCAAATCCGCGGGGCGGCGGGCCTGGGCCGTGCTCGGCGCGATGGGGGAGCTGGGCGAGAGCTCGGTGACCGCGCACGACGAGATCGGCCGGCTCGTGGTGCGGCTCAACATCGACCGGCTCGTGGTGGTCGGCGCGGAGGCCGCGCCGATGCACCAGGGCGCCTCCCAGGAAGGCTCCTGGGGCGAGGAATCGGTACTGGTACCCGATGCCGGGGCCGCCACCGCACTCCTGCATGATCAGGTCCGTCCCGGGGACGTGGTGCTGGTCAAGGCGTCCAACTACGTCCGGCTGTGGCAGGTGGCCGACGCGCTGCTCGCCGCGCCCGGGACTTCCCCTTCCCAACCCTCGAATTCCTCCGAACCCTCGAACGGTGGTCACGCGTGA
- the mraY gene encoding phospho-N-acetylmuramoyl-pentapeptide-transferase, translating to MINILIAAGAGLLVSILLTPYLIRVFSRQGFGQEIREEGPQGHKSKRGTPTMGGVAIILATLVGYFVAHLITWLGNSRSAAPSASGLLVLLLAVGLGLVGFLDDFIKIRKQRNLGLNKTAKLVGQLVITVLFAVLSLQFADEHGLTPASQSLSYVRDLALITFPSIVFVIFCYVVISGWSNAVNFTDGLDGLAAGASSMVLATYVVISFWQARLSCSEQPMPSCYDVRDPLDLAVVAAAATGACVGFLWWNAAPAKIFMGDTGSLALGGLVAGLSMTTRTELLAIVIGGLFMVEMISVVTQIAVFRTTRRRLFRMAPFHHHFELAGWAETTVIIRFWLLSAICCMFGLGLFYSEQLGIGT from the coding sequence GTGATCAACATCCTGATCGCGGCCGGGGCAGGTCTGCTCGTCTCCATCCTGCTCACGCCGTACCTGATCCGGGTCTTCTCCCGGCAGGGCTTCGGCCAGGAGATCCGCGAAGAAGGCCCGCAGGGCCACAAGTCCAAGCGGGGCACCCCGACCATGGGCGGGGTCGCGATCATCCTCGCCACCCTGGTCGGGTACTTCGTCGCGCACCTGATCACCTGGCTCGGCAACTCGCGGTCCGCGGCGCCCTCGGCCTCGGGGCTGCTGGTGCTGCTGCTCGCGGTCGGCCTGGGCCTGGTCGGGTTCCTCGACGACTTCATCAAGATCCGCAAGCAGCGCAACCTCGGCCTGAACAAGACCGCCAAGCTGGTCGGCCAGCTGGTGATCACCGTGCTGTTCGCGGTGCTGTCGCTGCAGTTCGCCGACGAGCACGGGCTCACTCCCGCCTCGCAGAGCCTGTCCTACGTGCGGGACCTGGCGCTGATCACCTTCCCGTCCATCGTGTTCGTGATCTTCTGCTACGTGGTGATCTCCGGCTGGTCGAACGCGGTGAACTTCACCGACGGCCTGGACGGGCTGGCCGCCGGCGCCTCCTCGATGGTGCTGGCCACCTACGTGGTCATCTCCTTCTGGCAGGCCCGGCTCTCCTGCTCGGAGCAGCCGATGCCGTCGTGTTACGACGTGCGCGACCCGCTGGACCTCGCGGTGGTCGCGGCCGCGGCCACCGGCGCCTGTGTCGGGTTCCTGTGGTGGAACGCGGCCCCGGCGAAGATCTTCATGGGCGACACCGGCTCGCTGGCCCTCGGCGGCCTGGTCGCCGGGCTGTCCATGACCACCCGCACCGAGCTGCTGGCGATCGTGATCGGCGGCCTGTTCATGGTCGAGATGATCTCGGTGGTCACCCAGATCGCGGTGTTCCGCACGACCCGGCGCAGGCTGTTCCGGATGGCCCCGTTCCATCATCATTTCGAACTCGCCGGGTGGGCGGAAACCACGGTGATCATCCGGTTCTGGCTGCTGTCCGCGATCTGCTGCATGTTCGGGCTCGGGCTGTTCTACAGCGAGCAACTGGGGATCGGGACCTAG
- the murD gene encoding UDP-N-acetylmuramoyl-L-alanine--D-glutamate ligase, whose protein sequence is MDVTDRPVLVAGAGVTGKAVVPALVELGARVTATDGNAERLGELAGLGAELVPGLTEPPEGTVLVVASPGWRPDAPLLVAARAAGIEVIGDIELAWRIGRLREHPPAWLAVTGTNGKTTTVGMLESILRAAGADAKACGNVGYPVVDAVRAGHTVLAVEVSSAQLYWWSTVAADASVVLNLAEDHLDWHGSMAAYAAAKGGAHHRSRTVVHNAEDEWSTRIAGKHAPPGARRVGFRLDTPAPGELGLVEDLLVDRAFVADPANAEELASLDDVRPAGPHNVANALAAAALARAHGVPPSAVREGLRTFRPAPHRAEEVAEIGGVRYVDNSKATNPHAAAGSLLAHKSVVWIAGGQLKGAAVDELVIAIADRLRGAVLLGVDSPVIEAALARHAPDVPLNRLPPGHDEPMTAAVNAASALARPGDVVLLAPAAASLDMFPDYGARGDAFAAAVRNLAGGAAGAADDAG, encoded by the coding sequence ATGGATGTGACTGATCGCCCGGTGCTCGTCGCGGGCGCCGGGGTCACCGGGAAGGCCGTCGTACCGGCCCTGGTCGAGCTGGGTGCGCGCGTCACGGCGACCGACGGCAACGCCGAGCGGCTGGGCGAGCTGGCCGGGCTCGGCGCCGAGCTGGTGCCCGGCCTGACCGAGCCGCCGGAGGGCACCGTGCTCGTGGTGGCCAGCCCCGGCTGGCGGCCGGACGCGCCGCTGCTGGTCGCGGCCCGCGCGGCGGGCATCGAGGTGATCGGGGACATCGAGCTGGCCTGGCGGATCGGCCGGCTGCGTGAGCACCCGCCGGCCTGGCTGGCGGTCACCGGGACGAACGGCAAGACCACGACCGTCGGCATGCTGGAGTCGATCCTGCGGGCCGCCGGGGCGGACGCGAAGGCCTGCGGGAATGTCGGCTACCCGGTGGTGGACGCGGTGCGTGCCGGGCACACGGTGCTCGCCGTCGAGGTGTCCAGCGCCCAGCTGTACTGGTGGTCCACCGTCGCCGCGGACGCGTCGGTGGTGCTGAACCTGGCCGAGGACCACCTCGACTGGCACGGGTCGATGGCGGCGTACGCCGCGGCGAAGGGCGGGGCACACCACCGCTCCCGCACCGTCGTGCACAACGCGGAGGACGAGTGGTCCACCCGGATCGCGGGGAAGCACGCGCCGCCGGGCGCCCGCCGCGTCGGCTTCCGCCTGGACACCCCGGCGCCCGGCGAGCTGGGGCTGGTCGAGGATCTGCTGGTGGACCGCGCGTTCGTGGCCGACCCGGCGAACGCGGAGGAGCTGGCCTCGCTCGACGACGTGCGCCCGGCCGGGCCGCACAACGTGGCCAACGCGCTCGCCGCCGCCGCGCTCGCCCGCGCGCACGGGGTGCCCCCGTCCGCCGTCCGGGAAGGGCTGCGGACGTTCCGCCCGGCCCCGCACCGGGCCGAGGAGGTCGCCGAGATCGGCGGTGTCCGTTATGTGGACAACTCCAAGGCGACCAACCCGCACGCCGCGGCGGGCTCGCTGCTCGCACACAAGAGCGTGGTGTGGATCGCCGGGGGGCAGCTCAAGGGCGCCGCGGTGGACGAGCTGGTGATCGCGATCGCCGATCGGCTGCGCGGCGCGGTGCTGCTGGGCGTGGATTCACCCGTGATCGAAGCCGCTCTCGCGCGACACGCGCCGGATGTCCCGCTGAACCGCCTGCCCCCGGGTCACGATGAACCCATGACTGCGGCGGTGAATGCGGCCAGCGCACTGGCTCGTCCGGGGGACGTGGTGCTGCTCGCGCCCGCCGCCGCCTCATTGGACATGTTCCCGGACTACGGCGCGCGCGGCGACGCGTTCGCCGCGGCGGTCCGGAACCTGGCCGGTGGTGCGGCGGGTGCGGCGGATGACGCTGGTTGA